The Oceanispirochaeta sp. M1 genome has a segment encoding these proteins:
- a CDS encoding FeoA family protein produces MTTSITKLSEIPKGSQFIICGFENQRSEYSEKLLKMGFVEGTVVERTSADISDPMVFSVRHSRVALRKKEAGEILVRDSE; encoded by the coding sequence TTGACCACCAGTATAACAAAATTATCAGAGATTCCAAAAGGGAGTCAATTTATTATATGCGGATTTGAAAATCAGAGATCAGAATACTCTGAAAAGCTCTTAAAAATGGGCTTTGTTGAAGGAACTGTCGTTGAGCGCACAAGTGCAGATATCAGTGATCCAATGGTTTTCAGTGTTCGTCACAGCCGTGTGGCTCTGCGGAAAAAAGAAGCCGGAGAAATCTTAGTCAGGGATTCTGAATAA